The following are encoded together in the Gorilla gorilla gorilla isolate KB3781 chromosome 14, NHGRI_mGorGor1-v2.1_pri, whole genome shotgun sequence genome:
- the LOC129524726 gene encoding endogenous retrovirus group K member 7 Env polyprotein — protein sequence MVTPVTWMDNPIEVYVNDSVWVPGPTDDRCPAKPEEEGMMINISIGYRYPPICLGRAPGCLMPAVQNWLVEVPTVSPISRFTYHMVSGMSLRPRVNYLQDFSYQRSLKFRPKGKPCPKEIPKESKNTEVLVWEECVANSAVILQNNEFGTIIDWAPRGQFYHNCSGQTQSCPSTQVSPAVDSDLTESLDKHKYKKLQSFYPWEWGEKGISTPRPKIISPVSGPEHPELWRLTVASHHIRIWSENQTLETRDCKPFYTIDLNSSLTVPLQSCVKPPYMLVVGNIVIKPDSQTITCENCRLFTCIDSTFNWQHRILLVRAREGVWIPVSMDRPWEASPSVHILTEVLKGVLNRSKRFIFTLIAVIMGLIAVTATAAVAGVVLHSSVQSVNFVNDWQKNSTRLWNSQSSIDKKLANQINDLRQTVIWMGDRLMSLEHRFQLQCDWNTSDFCITPQIYNESEHHWDMVRRHLQGREDNLTLDISKLKEQIFEASKAHLNLVPGTEAIAGVADGLANLNPVTWVKTIGSTTIINLILILVCLFCLLLVCRCTQQLQRDSDHRERAMMTMAVLSKRKGGNVGKSKRDQIVAVSV from the coding sequence ATGGTAACACCAGTCACATGGATGGATAATCCTATAGAAGTATATGTTAATGATAGTGTATGGGTACCTGGCCCCACAGATGATCGCTGCCCTGCCAAACCTGAGGAAGAAGGGATGatgataaatatttccattggaTATCGTTATCCTCCTATTTGCCTAGGGAGAGCACCAGGATGTTTAATGCCTGCAGTCCAAAATTGGTTGGTAGAAGTACCTACTGTCAGTCCCATCAGTAGATTCACTTATCACATGGTAAGCGGGATGTCACTCAGGCCACGGGTAAATTATTTACAAGACTTTTCTTATCAAAGATCATTAAAATTTAGACCTAAAGGGAAACCTTGCCCCAAGGAAATTCCCAAAGAatcaaaaaatacagaagttttagtttgggaagaaTGTGTGGCCAATAGTGCGGTGATATTACAAAACAATGAATTCGGAACTATTATAGATTGGGCACCTCGAGGTCAATTCTACCACAATTGCTCAGGACAAACTCAGTCATGCCCAAGTACACAAGTGAGTCCAGCTGTTGATAGTGACTTAACAGAAAGTTTAGACAAACATAAGTATAAAAAATTACAGTCCTTCTACCcttgggaatggggagaaaaaggaatctCTACCCCAAGACCAAAAATAATAAGTCCTGTTTCTGGTCCTGAACATCCAGAATTATGGAGGCTTACTGTGGCCTCACACCACATTAGAATTTGGTCTGAAAATCAAACTTTAGAAACAAGAGATTGTAAGCCATTTTATACTATCGACCTAAATTCCAGTCTAACAGTTCCTTTACAAAGTTGCGTAAAGCCCCCTTATATGCTAGTTGTAGGAAATATAGTTATTAAACCAGACTCCCAGACTATAACCTGTGAAAATTGTAGATTGTTTACTTGCATTGATTCAACTTTTAATTGGCAACACCGTATTCTGCTGGTGAGAGCAAGAGAGGGCGTGTGGATCCCTGTGTCCATGGACCGACCTTGGGAGGCCTCGCCATCCGTCCATATTTTGACTGAAGTATTAAAAGGTGTTTTAAATAGATccaaaagattcatttttactttaattgcaGTGATTATGGGATTAATTGCAGTCACAGCTACGGCTGCTGTAGCAGGAGTTGTATTGCACTCTTCTGTTCAGTCGGTAAACTTTGTTAATGATTGgcaaaaaaattctacaagattGTGGAATTCGCAATCTAGTATTGataaaaaattggcaaatcaaattaatgatcttagACAAACTGTCATTTGGATGGGAGACAGACTCATGAGCTTAGAACATCGTTTCCAGTTACAGTGTGACTGGAATACGTCAGACTTTTGCATTACACCCCAAATTTATAATGAGTCTGAGCATCACTGGGACATGGTTAGACGCCATCTACAGGGAAGAGAAGATAATCTCactttagacatttccaaattaaaagaacaaattttcgAAGCATCAAAAGCCCATTTAAATCTGGTGCCAGGAACTGAGGCAATTGCAGGAGTTGCTGATGGCCTCGCAAATCTTAACCCTGTCACTTGGGTTAAGACCATCGGAAGTACTACGATTATAAATCTCATATTAATCCTTGTGTGCCTGTTTTGTCTGTTGTTAGTctgcaggtgtacccaacagctccaaagagacagcgaccatcgagaacgggccatgatgacgatggcggttttgtcgaaaagaaaagggggaaatgtggggaaaagcaagagagatcagattgttgctgtgtctgtatag